Proteins encoded by one window of Antechinus flavipes isolate AdamAnt ecotype Samford, QLD, Australia chromosome 4, AdamAnt_v2, whole genome shotgun sequence:
- the SOCS3 gene encoding suppressor of cytokine signaling 3: protein MVTHSKFPATGMNRPLDTSLRLKTFSSKSEYQLVVNAVRKLQESGFYWSAVTGGEANLLLSAEPAGTFLIRDSSDQRHFFTLSVKTQSGTKNLRIQCEGGSFSLQSDPRSTQPVPRFDCVLKLVHHYMPPSSSSSSSSSSSSVASPSSSLQDQTLPQPLTGAPPKRTYYIYSGGEKIPLVLSRPLSSNVASLQHLCRKTVNGHLDSYEKVTQLPGPIREFLDQYDAPL, encoded by the coding sequence ATGGTAACCCACAGCAAGTTCCCCGCCACAGGGATGAACCGCCCCCTGGACACCAGCCTGCGCCTCAAGACCTTCAGCTCCAAAAGCGAATATCAGCTGGTGGTGAACGCTGTGCGCAAATTGCAGGAGAGCGGCTTTTACTGGAGTGCGGTGACGGGTGGAGAAGCTAACCTTCTGCTGAGCGCTGAACCCGCGGGCACCTTCCTCATCCGAGACAGCTCGGATCAGCGCCACTTCTTCACTCTAAGCGTTAAAACCCAGTCAGGGACAAAGAACCTCCGGATCCAGTGTGAGGGAGGCAGTTTCTCCCTGCAAAGCGATCCCCGGAGCACCCAGCCGGTGCCCCGCTTTGACTGTGTACTCAAACTGGTACATCACTACATGCCCCCcagctcttcttcctcctcttcttcctcctcctcctctgtggcctccccctcttcctccttgcAGGATCAGACGCTTCCTCAACCCCTCACTGGGGCACCTCCTAAACGAACCTATTACATTTATTCTGGGGGAGAGAAGATTCCCTTGGTGCTCAGTCGACCTCTTTCCTCCAACGTGGCCAGCCTGCAGCACCTCTGTCGGAAGACTGTCAATGGACACCTGGACTCCTATGAAAAAGTTACCCAACTCCCTGGGCCCATCAGAGAATTCCTAGACCAGTACGATGCCCCTCTTTAA